One segment of Desulfovibrio inopinatus DSM 10711 DNA contains the following:
- a CDS encoding cytochrome d ubiquinol oxidase subunit II, with the protein MNTTIVFGIVSLACEVVFVLYIVLSALDLGVCLISLTASNDDTCESILGTIDGIWHANQTWLVILGAALFGGFPTLYSDVLSSLYLPVLGLLVAIIIRGIAIEYRHYATAKRPWRFLAGFGAFAIILCQGIIFAAILTSQTAFTSSSLLWKVVPIVTTSLLSLSLFLGALWLDHTAQGKHLIHRHVLMFLVAGAGVSMTILGLTLRCSIMPAPHVSGGLFAWFLSLTVLAVISAFMLIFSLRTHSLSIPWGLIIAALGLIAFLLSLDPSTLSLADGMSVAATSSNALSFQSTVMVLVLPLLLVFNVFAYRSFGTQVK; encoded by the coding sequence ATGAACACCACGATTGTCTTTGGAATTGTTTCGCTGGCATGCGAGGTGGTTTTCGTCCTTTATATCGTACTCAGTGCTCTTGATCTCGGCGTGTGTCTCATTTCGTTGACTGCGTCGAATGACGATACATGTGAATCCATACTCGGAACCATCGACGGCATATGGCACGCCAACCAAACATGGCTCGTCATTTTAGGAGCAGCACTTTTCGGTGGTTTCCCCACACTGTATTCTGACGTACTCTCGTCATTATATTTACCTGTTCTAGGGCTGCTTGTTGCAATTATCATTCGTGGAATCGCCATCGAATACCGACATTACGCCACTGCCAAACGACCATGGCGTTTTCTCGCCGGATTCGGAGCATTTGCCATAATCCTTTGTCAGGGCATTATTTTTGCGGCGATACTCACAAGCCAAACGGCATTCACATCGTCGAGCTTATTATGGAAAGTCGTTCCCATAGTGACGACTTCCCTCCTTTCACTTTCCCTCTTTTTAGGAGCACTGTGGCTTGACCACACAGCGCAGGGAAAACACCTGATACATCGCCATGTCCTTATGTTTCTCGTTGCCGGCGCAGGTGTGAGCATGACAATTCTTGGATTGACACTGCGGTGCTCTATCATGCCTGCTCCGCACGTGAGTGGAGGATTGTTCGCGTGGTTTCTGAGCTTGACGGTTTTGGCCGTTATTTCTGCCTTCATGCTCATTTTCAGCCTTAGAACCCATTCGCTCTCGATTCCTTGGGGGCTCATCATTGCCGCTCTCGGTCTGATCGCATTTCTTCTCAGCCTTGACCCATCAACTCTCTCTCTTGCAGATGGCATGTCCGTCGCGGCCACATCGTCAAATGCACTAAGCTTTCAATCGACGGTCATGGTTTTGGTTCTCCCGCTCCTTCTCGTGTTTAATGTTTTTGCTTATCGATCTTTCGGAACACAGGTGAAATAA
- a CDS encoding HAMP domain-containing methyl-accepting chemotaxis protein, with protein sequence MRNLKVGLKIGLGFAVLLLIICIFGGMSILSMHDGAINARRMAQEYVPEVEMANDLERHILSLMYAMRGFSLSENMVYRRDSVEILKQIDSIVKKSQMHAQVYPELVKLQQELIGVKGAIGTYAKLATQTEESIVAIQEDRHAMDTAAAAFMMAANQYHDTQEKELNNSIKHLDPNTALLDRYNKLNVLNEVVNLGNDIRVKNFKSQALDDPTLMRRGIENFSKITTLLQDVLSNTRQDKNRKALGDIQHAAQQYEEAMETMLVKWDELDKLDAERGILANKLLESAKSIAIAGIQNTEKIAKNDVANLNASRIIMIIGLVAALIIGILFALFITKTITRPLFTTVVFAETIAQGNLDNELELKQRDEFGRLADSLRDMVANLKERIVEANMKSEEAATAAEEAKSAMVQAEAAQSEAMAKTESMFEAARRLQSVVEITTSASEELSAQIEQSSRGAEQQAQRAAETATAMEEMNATVLEVAKNASTAAGTSDEARENAEKGAGIVAKVVQGIGTAQRQALALKGDMSKLGKQAEDIGQIMSVISDIADQTNLLALNAAIEAARAGEAGRGFAVVADEVRKLAEKTMTATKEVGDSIRGIQDGTRRNMSNVDQAVQSIDEATVLANSSGEALESIVHLVEQTSDQVRAIAAASEEQSSASEEINRSIEEVNVISNETAEAMAQASEAIMEVARQNQELKTLIEEMQSDGDQAPRTKALGSSKRLALT encoded by the coding sequence ATGAGAAATCTTAAAGTTGGCCTTAAAATTGGCCTCGGCTTTGCTGTATTATTACTCATTATTTGCATATTTGGAGGGATGTCTATCCTGAGTATGCATGATGGCGCAATCAATGCGAGACGTATGGCTCAAGAATATGTTCCAGAAGTCGAAATGGCGAATGATCTTGAACGACATATTTTGAGTTTGATGTATGCCATGCGTGGATTTTCTTTGAGTGAGAACATGGTGTACAGGAGAGATTCTGTAGAAATTTTGAAGCAAATTGACTCAATTGTTAAAAAATCGCAGATGCATGCGCAAGTATATCCGGAGCTGGTCAAACTTCAACAAGAGCTTATTGGAGTAAAAGGTGCAATTGGGACGTATGCCAAACTGGCCACGCAGACCGAAGAGTCAATTGTAGCCATTCAAGAAGATCGTCATGCGATGGATACGGCTGCCGCAGCGTTCATGATGGCGGCAAATCAATATCATGATACCCAGGAGAAGGAATTAAACAATAGTATAAAACATCTTGACCCGAATACTGCATTGTTAGATCGTTATAATAAGTTGAATGTTCTCAATGAAGTCGTTAACCTGGGGAACGATATTCGAGTCAAGAATTTTAAATCTCAGGCACTTGATGATCCAACGTTAATGCGCAGAGGGATTGAGAATTTTTCTAAAATTACAACGCTTTTGCAGGATGTTTTATCGAATACCCGTCAAGATAAAAACCGCAAGGCTCTTGGTGACATCCAACATGCTGCCCAACAATATGAAGAAGCCATGGAGACTATGCTCGTCAAATGGGATGAGCTGGATAAACTGGATGCAGAGCGTGGAATTCTAGCGAATAAACTCCTTGAGTCTGCGAAGAGTATTGCCATTGCTGGTATCCAAAACACCGAGAAAATAGCAAAGAATGATGTTGCCAATCTCAATGCGTCCCGTATCATCATGATTATTGGACTTGTTGCCGCGTTGATTATTGGGATTCTTTTCGCGCTTTTTATCACCAAGACTATAACACGGCCTCTTTTTACTACTGTGGTCTTTGCGGAAACAATTGCCCAGGGAAATTTGGATAACGAGTTGGAATTGAAACAACGAGACGAGTTCGGACGCTTGGCAGACAGTTTGCGGGACATGGTTGCTAATCTTAAAGAACGAATTGTTGAAGCCAACATGAAGTCAGAAGAAGCCGCGACAGCGGCTGAAGAAGCAAAGTCGGCAATGGTTCAGGCTGAAGCTGCACAATCTGAAGCAATGGCGAAGACCGAATCCATGTTTGAAGCCGCAAGAAGACTGCAATCCGTGGTGGAAATCACAACGTCAGCTTCAGAAGAATTGTCAGCGCAGATTGAACAGTCGAGCCGTGGTGCTGAACAACAAGCACAGCGAGCAGCTGAAACCGCTACCGCTATGGAAGAGATGAATGCGACGGTCTTAGAAGTGGCCAAGAATGCGTCGACCGCTGCAGGAACGTCTGATGAAGCAAGAGAGAACGCAGAGAAAGGCGCTGGCATCGTTGCAAAAGTTGTCCAAGGTATTGGTACTGCGCAACGCCAAGCCTTAGCGTTGAAGGGCGATATGTCCAAACTTGGCAAGCAAGCTGAAGACATTGGGCAGATTATGTCCGTCATTTCAGATATCGCTGATCAAACGAATTTACTTGCTCTTAATGCCGCTATTGAAGCCGCTCGGGCTGGCGAAGCTGGTCGAGGATTTGCGGTTGTGGCCGACGAAGTCCGTAAACTTGCCGAAAAAACCATGACGGCCACCAAAGAGGTCGGCGATTCCATTCGAGGTATTCAAGATGGAACTCGTCGCAATATGAGTAATGTCGATCAAGCCGTCCAATCGATTGATGAGGCGACCGTTTTGGCCAATAGCTCCGGAGAGGCTCTTGAGTCTATCGTGCACCTCGTCGAGCAAACTTCGGATCAAGTTCGTGCCATTGCTGCCGCTTCGGAAGAACAATCGTCCGCAAGTGAGGAGATTAATCGCTCCATTGAAGAGGTGAATGTCATTTCCAATGAAACGGCTGAAGCCATGGCACAGGCGAGTGAAGCGATTATGGAAGTTGCTCGACAAAATCAGGAACTCAAAACACTTATTGAAGAAATGCAATCGGATGGGGATCAAGCGCCTCGGACCAAGGCGTTGGGATCATCGAAGAGACTTGCCCTGACATAA
- a CDS encoding YihY/virulence factor BrkB family protein → MEKKRLQEKVRQTVSTVIDVVHKVKEGKHSHDDGWVMTSIRSVYYVITSFLSHRCLLLASSLSYTTVLSFVPFLAVAFAVTKAFGIYESEFIRQVLLKLTADRSMAVDAILEYIQNTNVKALGIVGVATLVFTAISLLSTIEGILNIIWNAKSRQFSWRKFSDYATVIVVCPIFIITAFSATASFENNTFVKWFLDFRILNYMYLTVISVMPLFMVWVALFILYRFLPNTNVSLLGAAIGAIFAGTLWQITQNVYISYQVGFAKYNAIYGSFAQIPLLLIWLYISWAIVLIGAETASAVQNYRTYRQDLMVRFYSRRDKHKLMLLVVLYITWQFEHGNKPASTGNIASHFGAPLRFVNEIMRLLFMNNILLAVDDPQSQETYTFAKPPDSLTIHQVLQMMDNYRAGDVTIPFEEEYSFINSVYDELAQFGGDSAMTLREFNVRFGHDLHLNVS, encoded by the coding sequence ATGGAAAAAAAACGTTTGCAGGAGAAGGTGCGTCAGACTGTATCAACTGTGATTGATGTCGTGCATAAAGTCAAAGAAGGCAAACACAGCCATGACGATGGTTGGGTCATGACGTCGATTCGCTCTGTTTATTATGTTATCACTTCTTTTTTATCCCATCGATGTCTTCTCTTAGCATCCTCGTTGTCATATACAACGGTGTTGTCATTTGTTCCATTCCTTGCTGTTGCATTTGCCGTGACAAAGGCATTTGGAATTTATGAGTCAGAGTTTATTCGGCAAGTATTACTGAAATTAACGGCTGATAGATCCATGGCTGTTGATGCAATTTTGGAGTATATCCAAAATACAAATGTCAAAGCTTTGGGGATTGTCGGTGTCGCGACATTGGTTTTTACAGCTATATCGCTTTTGTCAACAATAGAAGGGATTCTGAATATAATTTGGAATGCTAAAAGTCGTCAGTTTAGTTGGCGCAAGTTTTCTGACTATGCAACAGTTATCGTTGTTTGTCCGATATTTATTATTACTGCATTTAGTGCAACAGCTTCATTTGAGAATAATACATTTGTAAAATGGTTTCTTGATTTTCGTATTTTAAATTATATGTATTTGACTGTCATTTCTGTTATGCCACTTTTTATGGTGTGGGTGGCTCTTTTTATTTTGTATCGTTTTTTACCAAACACAAATGTCTCGCTACTTGGTGCTGCTATAGGTGCGATATTTGCGGGGACGTTATGGCAAATAACTCAAAATGTGTATATTAGCTATCAGGTTGGATTTGCCAAGTATAATGCTATTTACGGGAGTTTTGCACAGATACCGTTGCTTCTCATTTGGCTTTACATCAGTTGGGCTATTGTTTTAATTGGAGCTGAAACAGCGAGTGCCGTTCAAAATTATAGGACATATAGACAAGATCTTATGGTACGTTTCTATAGTCGACGTGATAAACATAAACTCATGTTGCTCGTCGTACTATATATTACTTGGCAGTTTGAGCACGGGAATAAACCAGCATCGACAGGGAATATTGCATCGCATTTTGGTGCTCCTCTTCGGTTTGTAAACGAAATTATGCGATTGCTATTTATGAATAATATTCTCCTTGCAGTCGATGATCCTCAGTCCCAGGAAACATATACATTTGCAAAACCACCAGATTCGTTGACAATACATCAAGTGTTACAAATGATGGATAATTATAGGGCTGGCGACGTTACAATACCTTTTGAGGAAGAATACTCTTTTATTAACTCGGTATATGACGAACTGGCACAGTTTGGCGGAGATAGTGCTATGACACTCCGAGAGTTTAACGTCCGTTTTGGTCATGATTTGCATCTCAATGTATCGTAA